The following proteins are co-located in the Doryrhamphus excisus isolate RoL2022-K1 chromosome 3, RoL_Dexc_1.0, whole genome shotgun sequence genome:
- the LOC131125165 gene encoding uncharacterized protein LOC131125165 produces the protein MWVHLLILLLPACSCQVPNFLSTVTTFYPSRTSNDTLVLRYNVAFNVCNNVSVLDCPVANCLLTVASAATVHEGNGTWCQNEVVVLVNTTSSKRFELRLTGHQWINVINGVRDVLAVTHVDLRKRSDINRTNASPVTTILPVLRVPSNCPRNLTLLTFDPNGDQVRCRYEIATSVLSLSPSCQMTFSASNSNQVEGAYAIQLLMEDFSRKNITVTDGAGFEILTNQDAISQIPVQFVLRVDPPVESCDDGEFVPTFLVPTVANGHYFYATVNTTLNIPIFGTSSRSNVSELLFTGPSNMTKTTIGNGSFVLSWTPSDRDIGQSHPVCFVIEATGVSQRKLHSELRCVFVVVEQVVAVLKAGLTSLSPLSKEYLQEVFLPQLKMEIVERGLPFDITLRVVNIKQLPV, from the exons ATGTGGGTCCACCTGCTCATCTTGTTGCTTCCggcctgcagctgtcaggtgcCCAACTTTTTGAGCACGGTGACGACCTTCTACCCGAGCAGAACCTCCAATGACACG TTGGTTCTTCGCTATAATGTGGCCTTCAATGTGTGCAACAACGTCAGCGTTCTCGACTGTCCCGTTGCCAACTGCTTGCTGACGGTGGCGTCAGCGGCCACAGTGCATGAGGGGAATGGAACGTGGTGTCAGAATGAGGTGGTCGTGCTGGTGAACACCACTTCCTCCAAAAGATTTGAGCTCAG GCTGACGGGACACCAGTGGATCAACGTCATCAATGGCGTCAGAGACGTGCTGGCCGTGACCCATGTTGACCTGAGAAAGAGGTCCGACATCAACAGAACCAATGCTTCCCCTGTGACCACCATACTGCCCGTTCTCCG AGTCCCCTCCAACTGTCCGAGGAACCTGACGCTGTTGACTTTTGACCCGAATGGAGACCAAGTGAGGTGCAGATATGAAATCGCCACGTCTGTTCTCAGCCTCTCGCCG TCCTGTCAGATGACCTTCAGTGCCAGCAACAGCAACCAAGTCGAGGGTGCATACGCCATCCAGCTGCTGATGGAGGACTTTTCCCGCAAAAACATCACTGTGACTGACGGCGCTGGGTTTGAAATTCTCACAAACCAGGACGCCATCAGTCAAATTCCCGTCCAGTTTGTCCTGAGGG TGGACCCTCCAGTGGAGTCCTGTGATGATGGAGAGTTTGTGCCCACCTTCCTGGTACCTACAGTCGCCAATGGACATTATTTCTATGCCACAGTCAACACGACCCTGAATATTCCCATCTTTGGAACGTCATCAAGGTCcaa TGTTTCTGAGCTTCTGTTCACCGGGCCGTCCAACATGACCAAGACGACGATTGGCAATGGAAGCTTCGTGTTGTCCTGGACGCCGTCTGACAGAGACATAGGCCAAAGTCATCCCGTCTGCTTCGTCATCGAAGCCACTGGTGTTTCACAGCG TAAACTCCACTCAGAACTGCGCTGTGTGTTTGTGGTGGTTGAACAAG TTGTGGCTGTGCTGAAAGCCGGGCTCACGTCCCTGTCCCCTCTGTCCAAGGAATACCTCCAGGAGGTCTTCTTACCGCAG CTCAAGATGGAGATTGTGGAGCGAGGGCTGCCCTTTGATATTACACTGAGAGTGGTCAACATCAAGCAGCTTCCTGTCTGA
- the gltpd2a gene encoding ceramide-1-phosphate transfer protein isoform X2: MVTLRRTPLLPCLLLSAILVLLVLVVWLPQGDVSDCDPAHFPCGTTYRKKPPLVAKEGLEFGRDSPLIKECPGQSFQAWRLLHFLKSSVSIGDDVLLEPYLQSWDQLIIFMESLGPVVSFFSQKVSDKVALIRRLARQHQERGSEGGAYHSLSSMVEAEQKHGVVHFSRRTDSGCRTLLRLHRSLLWLALTLNGLTHMPDKQGRLKTPGELSREAYRVALAPHHSWVLRQAAELVFLALPDRNHFLRLVCVQSQQEAEPVLRTLIHALQLVHGRTQLILEQNGMLDLP, from the exons ATGGTCACGCTTCGAAGGACGCCACTGCTTCCCTGCCTTCTGCTGTCGGCCATCTTGGTGCTGCTGGTGTTGGTTGTGTGGCTCC CCCAGGGCGATGTGTCAGACTGTGACCCCGCCCACTTTCCATGTGGGACAACGTACAGAAAAAAG CCTCCACTGGTCGCCAAGGAGGGGTTGGAATTTGGCCGAGACTCACCCCTCATCAAGGAGTGCCCTGGCCAATCATTTCAGGCGTGGCGTCTCCTGCACTTCCTGAAGTCCAGTGTGAGCATTGGCGATGACGTCCTGCTGGAGCCGTACCTGCAGAGTTGGGATCAGCTGATCAT CTTCATGGAGTCTCTGGGCCCCGTGGTTAGCTTCTTCTCGCAGAAGGTCAGTGACAAAGTGGCGCTGATCCGTCGGTTGGCTCGCCAACACCAGGAACGCGGTTCGGAGGGCGGG GCATACCACTCGCTGAGTTCCATGGTGGAGGCGGAGCAAAAACACGGGGTGGTCCACTTTTCCCGCCGCACGGACTCAGGCTGCAGGACGCTGCTGCGTTTGCATCGGTCGTTGCTGTGGCTTGCCCTGACACTGAATGGACTGACACACATGCCCGACAAGCAAGGGCGCCTCAAGACACCCGGCGAGCTCAGCAG GGAGGCCTACCGGGTGGCGCTGGCCCCCCACCACTCATGGGTGCTGCGACAGGCCGCCGAGCTCGTCTTCCTCGCCCTCCCAGACAGGAACCACTTCCTGCGGCTGGTGTGTGTGCAGAGCCAGCAGGAGGCGGAGCCTGTTCTGCGTACCCTCATCCACGCTTTACAACTGGTCCATGGTAGAACTCAGCTGATACTGGAACAGAACGGAATGCTGGATCTGCCCTGA
- the gltpd2a gene encoding ceramide-1-phosphate transfer protein isoform X1, whose protein sequence is MVTLRRTPLLPCLLLSAILVLLVLVVWLPQGDVSDCDPAHFPCGTTYRKKPPLVAKEGLEFGRDSPLIKECPGQSFQAWRLLHFLKSSVSIGDDVLLEPYLQSWDQLIIFMESLGPVVSFFSQKVSDKVALIRRLARQHQERGSEGGQAYHSLSSMVEAEQKHGVVHFSRRTDSGCRTLLRLHRSLLWLALTLNGLTHMPDKQGRLKTPGELSREAYRVALAPHHSWVLRQAAELVFLALPDRNHFLRLVCVQSQQEAEPVLRTLIHALQLVHGRTQLILEQNGMLDLP, encoded by the exons ATGGTCACGCTTCGAAGGACGCCACTGCTTCCCTGCCTTCTGCTGTCGGCCATCTTGGTGCTGCTGGTGTTGGTTGTGTGGCTCC CCCAGGGCGATGTGTCAGACTGTGACCCCGCCCACTTTCCATGTGGGACAACGTACAGAAAAAAG CCTCCACTGGTCGCCAAGGAGGGGTTGGAATTTGGCCGAGACTCACCCCTCATCAAGGAGTGCCCTGGCCAATCATTTCAGGCGTGGCGTCTCCTGCACTTCCTGAAGTCCAGTGTGAGCATTGGCGATGACGTCCTGCTGGAGCCGTACCTGCAGAGTTGGGATCAGCTGATCAT CTTCATGGAGTCTCTGGGCCCCGTGGTTAGCTTCTTCTCGCAGAAGGTCAGTGACAAAGTGGCGCTGATCCGTCGGTTGGCTCGCCAACACCAGGAACGCGGTTCGGAGGGCGGG CAGGCATACCACTCGCTGAGTTCCATGGTGGAGGCGGAGCAAAAACACGGGGTGGTCCACTTTTCCCGCCGCACGGACTCAGGCTGCAGGACGCTGCTGCGTTTGCATCGGTCGTTGCTGTGGCTTGCCCTGACACTGAATGGACTGACACACATGCCCGACAAGCAAGGGCGCCTCAAGACACCCGGCGAGCTCAGCAG GGAGGCCTACCGGGTGGCGCTGGCCCCCCACCACTCATGGGTGCTGCGACAGGCCGCCGAGCTCGTCTTCCTCGCCCTCCCAGACAGGAACCACTTCCTGCGGCTGGTGTGTGTGCAGAGCCAGCAGGAGGCGGAGCCTGTTCTGCGTACCCTCATCCACGCTTTACAACTGGTCCATGGTAGAACTCAGCTGATACTGGAACAGAACGGAATGCTGGATCTGCCCTGA